One genomic segment of Mangifera indica cultivar Alphonso chromosome 6, CATAS_Mindica_2.1, whole genome shotgun sequence includes these proteins:
- the LOC123218072 gene encoding S-type anion channel SLAH4-like, whose product MALEIVSDSSITSITTRQGSSAQSLDISSSKPSNSSILTRIHAGYFSIALSLAAQALLWKILSEPKIANNASKHERDVLSLLPHIIFLLLWWFALLAQVSLSLLYVLRCFFHFHLVKAEFLNHVAVNYLYTPWISLLLLLQAAPESVHHAFGIISFTVLYWVFAVPVLILDVKIYGQWFTTQKRFLSIFANPSSQISVIGNFVVTRAAAHMGWKEGAIGMFSLGMVHYMVLFITLYQHLSSSSRFPTILRPSLFLFFAAPSMGSLAWNSITGAFDVTCKMLFFLALFLFISLACRPVLFKKAMRKFNVAWWAYSFTTTFLALAALRYAQEVKAEVAVVLQLALTSLSLLVSLVLMVLTAAKVNRLLHEDDPLMNFINNSKSKTSALPKVEETVNGQK is encoded by the exons atGGCACTTGAGATAGTGAGCGACAGTTCCATCACTTCCATCACTACCAGACAAGGATCAAGTGCCCAATCACTTGATATCTCTAGCTCAAAGCCATCGAATTCCTCCATTTTAACTAGGATTCATGCGGGTTATTTCAGCATAGCCCTCTCTCTTGCTGCTCAGGCTTTACTATGGAAGATTTTGAGTGAACCCAAGATCGCAAATAATGCATCAAAACATGAACGCGACGTACTTAGCCTGTTGCCTCACATAATTTTTCTCTTGCTTTGGTGGTTTGCTCTTTTAGCTCAAGTATCACTGTCTTTGCTGTATGTTCTCAGATGtttctttcactttcacttGGTGAAGGCTGAGTTCTTGAATCATGTAGCCGTCAACTACTTGTATACTCCATGGATATCGTTGCTGCTTTTGCTTCAAGCAGCCCCGGAAAGTGTTCACCACGCTTTTGGGATCATTTCCTTTACGGTTCTTTATTGGGTATTCGCCGTTCCAGTTTTGATCCTTGATGTCAAGATTTATGGCCAGTGGTTTACTACACAGAAGAGGTTTCTATCCATATTTGCAAATCCAAGTAGCCAGATTTCGGTGATAGGGAACTTCGTCGTGACACGAGCTGCTGCACATATGGGATGGAAGGAGGGTGCTATTGGCATGTTCTCTCTGGGGATGGTGCACTATATGGTACTCTTTATAACGCTTTACCAGCATCTTTCAAGTAGCAGTCGTTTCCCTACGATATTGCGGCCAAGTCTCTTCTTGTTCTTCGCTGCACCGAGCATGGGAAGTCTAGCTTGGAACTCCATTACAGGAGCTTTCGATGTCACTTGCAAGATGCTTTTCTTTCTGGCTTTGTTCCTCTTCATTTCTCtg GCTTGTAGACCAGTTCTCTTCAAGAAAGCTATGCGGAAATTCAATGTAGCATGGTGGGCATACTCATTCACGACAACATTTCTGGCCCTGGCTGCTCTTCGATATGCACAGGAGGTGAAGGCTGAAGTAGCAGTTGTATTGCAACTTGCGTTAACATCTTTGTCACTACTAGTTTCCCTAGTGTTGATGGTCCTCACTGCAGCCAAGGTCAATAGGCTTTTGCATGAAGATGATCCcctaatgaattttattaataattcaaaatcaaagacTTCTGCTTTGCCGAAAGTGGAAGAAACAGTTAATGGTCAAAAATAA
- the LOC123219793 gene encoding probable F-box protein At4g22030: protein MATAQASSFMFSHRRVDVRATMNAPDFRLSLNHLSLPKLPNNTHLEKQSRSNISITNNSARVRVDSSDSGVISKLYEIMEAVADRVEMHKNIGEQRNNWNHLLLSSINAITLAASLMTGIAATGGVDGSGFSAFKLSSIILYGAATGMLVMMNTIQPSQLAEEQRNAARLYKQLHGELQTVVALGNPTVVDVNDAMEKVLALDKSFPLPLLGNKMIEKFPSSVKPSVWWPQQRRKQWLERKINGNAWSSKLEEEMRNIVEVLQRKDLDDYLKLGNQALKLNKMLAISGPLLTGLAAIGSAFVGNSSSLGSWGVLVGVIGGAMASVINTFEHGAQVGMVFEMYRGNAGFFKLMEETIESNIGERDAERRENGELLEMNVALQLGRSLSELRNLAASSSNNGTHEATEEFASKLF from the coding sequence ATGGCAACAGCTCAAGCTTCAAGCTTCATGTTTTCTCACAGGAGAGTAGACGTTAGAGCCACAATGAATGCACCAGATTTccgtttgagtttgaatcatcTTTCTCTTCCAAAGCTTCCAAATAATACCCATTTGGAGAAACAGTCCAGATCCAATATCAGTATTACGAATAACTCTGCAAGAGTTAGAGTGGATAGTTCTGATTCAGGAGTGATTTCTAAGCTTTATGAAATCATGGAGGCTGTAGCTGATAGAGTTGAGATGCATAAGAATATTGGAGAGCAAAGGAACAACTGGAACCATCTGCTTTTATCATCCATTAATGCAATCACTCTCGCTGCTTCTTTGATGACAGGAATTGCAGCCACAGGTGGTGTAGATGGCTCGGGTTTTTCGGCTTTCAAGCTTTCTTCCATCATTCTTTATGGCGCGGCCACTGGCATGTTAGTGATGATGAACACTATTCAACCATCTCAGCTCGCTGAAGAACAAAGAAATGCGGCCAGATTGTACAAGCAGCTTCACGGAGAGCTTCAAACAGTCGTGGCTCTAGGCAACCCAACTGTCGTTGATGTGAATGACGCCATGGAGAAAGTTTTGGCGCTTGACAAGTCATTCCCTCTTCCTTTACTCGGCAACAAAATGATCGAAAAGTTCCCTTCCAGTGTTAAGCCTTCAGTGTGGTGGCCTCAACAAAGGCGAAAGCAATGGCTTGAAAGGAAGATAAATGGGAATGCTTGGAGTTCAAAGCTGGAAGAAGAAATGAGAAACATTGTTGAGGTTTTGCAAAGGAAAGATTTGGATGATTACTTAAAGTTGGGTAACCAAGCTTTGAAACTGAACAAAATGTTGGCGATTTCTGGTCCTTTGTTGACCGGACTTGCAGCCATTGGTTCAGCCTTTGTGGGCAATAGTAGCTCTCTTGGTTCGTGGGGTGTATTGGTGGGAGTTATTGGCGGAGCCATGGCAAGTGTCATAAACACATTCGAGCACGGTGCGCAAGTTGGGATGGTGTTTGAGATGTACCGTGGCAATGCCGGTTTCTTCAAGCTTATGGAAGAGACTATAGAGTCGAATATCGGTGAGAGGGATGctgagagaagagaaaatggaGAATTGTTGGAAATGAATGTAGCTCTGCAATTGGGAAGAAGTTTATCAGAACTCAGGAATCTTGCAGCATCATCTTCAAATAATGGTACTCACGAGGCCACTGAAGAATTTGCAAGCAAGCTCTTTTGA
- the LOC123219827 gene encoding probable F-box protein At4g22030, with protein MASLQVSNPLLSCSSSHKINAAISVPKLPRIRFSPLRKPRRDLAEELKVRDYGYTKTVPATTIQEQKNFDDFTTTNSTVVIAQLHAILEAVADRVEMHYNIGQQRDNWNTLLLNSINMITLTAATMAGVAATGGAGVSLLALKLSSTLLFSAATGMMVIVNKIQPSQLAEEQRNATRLFKQLQGEIQTLLSLRVPGEEDVKDAMEKVLALDQAYPLPLLGKMIEKFPKTFEPTVWWPLNQSQRNNKVYKRDMKMERNGWSEDLEGEMREIIQVLKRKDTDDYMRLGNLVLKINKILAISGPLLTSIAAVGSAFVGSPHGSWAAVLAVAAGALATAVNTLEHGGQIGMVLEMYRNCAGFFTLLEESIESTLNESDVEKRENGGMFVQNVALQLGRSTSQLRDLAEKSIYSRSNEGEIDEFASKLF; from the coding sequence ATGGCCTCTTTACAAGTTTCGAATCCACTGTtatcttgttcttcttcacatAAAATTAACGCTGCTATATCTGTCCCAAAACTTCCGAGAATCCGGTTCTCACCTCTGAGAAAACCAAGAAGAGACTTAGCTGAAGAGCTCAAGGTGAGAGATTATGGATACACAAAGACTGTCCCTGCCACAACaatacaagaacaaaaaaattttgatgactTTACTACTACTAATTCTACGGTGGTGATTGCCCAACTCCACGCCATTTTAGAGGCGGTTGCTGATAGAGTTGAGATGCACTACAACATCGGCCAGCAACGGGACAACTGGAACACGCTTCTCCTCAACTCTATCAACATGATCACTCTCACTGCCGCCACCATGGCTGGTGTTGCTGCAACTGGCGGCGCGGGTGTTTCGCTTCTGGCTTTGAAGTTATCTTCCACGCTCTTGTTCTCCGCGGCCACAGGGATGATGGTTATCGTGAACAAGATCCAGCCGTCACAACTTGCTGAAGAACAACGTAACGCAACAAGATTGTTCAAGCAGCTCCAGGGAGAAATACAAACTCTACTTTCTCTGAGGGTGCCTGGCGAAGAAGATGTGAAAGATGCAATGGAGAAAGTTTTAGCGCTAGACCAAGCCTACCCACTTCCCCTGCTAGGTAAAATGattgagaagttccctaaaacaTTTGAGCCAACTGTTTGGTGGCCATTAAATCAGTCTCAGAGAAACAACAAAGTATACAAAAGAGACATGAAGATGGAGAGAAACGGATGGAGCGAAGATCTGGAAGGGGAAATGAGAGAGATTATTCAAGTGTTGAAGAGAAAAGATACAGATGATTACATGAGACTAGGCAACTTGGTGTTGAAGATAAACAAGATTTTAGCCATCTCAGGGCCATTACTCACAAGCATTGCAGCAGTTGGTTCAGCTTTCGTGGGGTCTCCTCACGGGTCATGGGCTGCTGTTCTTGCGGTGGCTGCAGGTGCATTAGCCACCGCAGTAAACACTTTGGAACACGGTGGGCAAATCGGTATGGTATTGGAGATGTACAGAAACTGCGCTGGCTTCTTCACACTCTTGGAAGAATCAATCGAATCCACTCTCAATGAAAGTGATGTAGAGAAGAGAGAAAACGGAGGGATGTTTGTACAAAACGTAGCTTTACAGTTGGGAAGAAGCACATCACAGCTGAGAGATCTCGCCGAAAAATCAATCTATTCTCGCAGTAATGAAGGCGAGATTGACGAATTTGCAAGCAAACTTTTCTGA
- the LOC123219826 gene encoding probable F-box protein At4g22030, producing MASLQVSNPLLSCSSSHKINAAISVPKLPRIRFSPLRKPRRDLAEELKVRDYGYTKTVPATTIQEEKNFDDFTTTNSTVVIAQLHAILEAVADRVEMHYNIGQQRDNWNTLLLNSINMITLTAATMAGVAATGGAGVSLLALKLSSTLLFSAATGMMVIVNKIQPSQLAEEQRNATRLFKQLQGEIQTLFSLRVPGEEDVKDAMEKVLALDQAYPLPLLGKMIEKFPKTFEPTVWWPLNQSQRNNKVYKRDMKMERNGWSEDLEGEMREIIQVLKRKDTDDYMRLGNLVLKINKILAISGPLLTSIAAVGSAFVGSPHGSWAAVLAVVAGALATAVNTLEHGGQIGMVLEMYRNCAGSFTLLEESIESTLNESDVEKRENGGMFVQNVALQLGRSTSQLRDLAEKSIYSRSNGGEIDEFASKLF from the coding sequence ATGGCCTCTTTACAAGTTTCGAATCCACTGTtatcttgttcttcttcacatAAAATTAACGCTGCTATATCTGTCCCAAAACTTCCGAGAATCCGGTTCTCACCTCTGAGAAAACCAAGAAGAGACTTAGCTGAAGAGCTCAAGGTGAGAGATTATGGATACACAAAGACTGTCCCTGCCACAAcaatacaagaagaaaaaaattttgatgactTTACTACTACTAATTCTACGGTGGTGATTGCCCAACTCCACGCCATTTTAGAGGCGGTTGCTGATAGAGTTGAGATGCACTACAACATCGGCCAGCAACGGGACAACTGGAACACGCTTCTCCTCAACTCTATCAACATGATCACTCTCACTGCCGCCACCATGGCTGGTGTTGCTGCAACTGGCGGCGCGGGTGTTTCGCTTCTGGCTTTGAAGTTATCTTCCACGCTCTTGTTCTCCGCGGCCACAGGGATGATGGTTATCGTGAACAAGATCCAGCCGTCACAACTTGCTGAAGAACAACGTAACGCAACAAGATTGTTCAAGCAGCTCCAGGGAGAAATACAAACTCTATTTTCTCTGAGGGTGCCTGGCGAAGAAGATGTGAAAGATGCAATGGAGAAAGTTTTAGCGCTAGACCAAGCCTACCCACTTCCCCTGCTAGGTAAAATGattgagaagttccctaaaacaTTTGAGCCAACTGTTTGGTGGCCATTAAATCAGTCTCAGAGAAACAACAAAGTATACAAAAGAGACATGAAGATGGAGAGAAACGGATGGAGCGAAGATCTGGAAGGGGAAATGAGAGAGATTATTCAAGTGTTGAAGAGAAAAGATACAGATGATTACATGAGACTAGGCAACTTGGTGTTGAAGATAAACAAGATTTTAGCCATCTCAGGGCCATTACTCACAAGCATTGCAGCAGTTGGTTCAGCTTTCGTGGGGTCTCCTCACGGGTCATGGGCTGCTGTTCTTGCGGTGGTTGCAGGTGCATTAGCCACCGCAGTAAACACTTTGGAACACGGTGGGCAAATCGGTATGGTATTGGAGATGTACAGAAACTGCGCTGGCTCCTTCACACTCTTGGAAGAATCAATCGAATCCACTCTCAATGAAAGTGATGTAGAGAAGAGAGAAAACGGAGGGATGTTTGTACAAAACGTAGCTTTACAGTTGGGAAGAAGCACATCACAGCTGAGAGATCTCGCCGAAAAATCAATCTATTCTCGCAGTAATGGAGGCGAGATTGACGAATTTGCAAGCAAACTTTTCTGA
- the LOC123219771 gene encoding probable F-box protein At4g22030, whose product MATAQASSFMFSHRRVDVRATMNAPDFRLSLNHLSLPKLPNNTHLEKQSRSNISITNNSARVRVDSSDSGVISKLYEIMEAVADRVEMHKNIGEQRNNWNHLLLSSINAITLAASLMTGIAATGGVDGSGFSAFKLSSIILYGAATGMLVMMNTIQPSQLAEEQRNAARLYKQLHGELQTVVALGNPTVVDVNDAMEKVLALDKSFPLPLLGNKMIEKFPSSVKPSVWWPQQRRKQWREGKINGNAWSSKLEEEMRNIVEVLQRKDLDDYLKLGNQALKLNKMLAISGPVLTGLAAIGSAFVGNSSSLGSWGVLVGVIGGAMASVINTFEHGAQVGMVFEMYRGNAGFFKLMEETIESNIGERDAERRENGELLEMKVALQLGRSLSELRNLAASSSNNGTHEATEEFASKLF is encoded by the coding sequence ATGGCAACAGCTCAAGCTTCAAGCTTCATGTTTTCTCACAGGAGAGTAGACGTTAGAGCCACAATGAATGCACCAGATTTccgtttgagtttgaatcatcTTTCTCTTCCAAAGCTTCCAAATAATACCCATTTGGAGAAACAGTCCAGATCCAATATCAGTATTACGAATAACTCTGCAAGAGTTAGAGTGGATAGTTCTGATTCAGGAGTGATTTCTAAGCTTTATGAAATCATGGAGGCTGTAGCTGATAGAGTTGAGATGCATAAGAATATTGGAGAGCAAAGGAACAACTGGAACCATCTGCTTTTATCATCCATTAATGCAATCACTCTCGCTGCTTCTTTGATGACAGGAATTGCAGCCACAGGTGGTGTAGATGGCTCGGGTTTTTCGGCTTTCAAGCTTTCTTCCATCATTCTTTATGGCGCGGCCACTGGCATGTTAGTGATGATGAACACTATTCAACCATCTCAGCTCGCTGAAGAACAAAGAAATGCGGCCAGATTGTACAAGCAGCTTCACGGAGAGCTTCAAACAGTCGTGGCTCTAGGCAACCCAACTGTCGTTGATGTGAATGACGCCATGGAGAAAGTTTTGGCGCTTGACAAGTCATTCCCTCTTCCTTTACTCGGCAACAAAATGATCGAAAAGTTCCCTTCCAGTGTTAAGCCTTCAGTGTGGTGGCCTCAACAAAGGCGAAAGCAATGGCGTGAAGGGAAGATAAATGGGAATGCTTGGAGTTCAAAACTGGAAGAAGAAATGAGAAACATTGTTGAGGTTTTGCAAAGGAAAGATTTGGATGATTACTTAAAGTTGGGTAACCAAGCTTTGAAACTGAACAAAATGTTGGCGATTTCTGGTCCTGTGTTGACCGGACTTGCAGCCATTGGTTCAGCCTTTGTGGGCAATAGTAGCTCTCTTGGTTCGTGGGGTGTATTGGTGGGAGTTATTGGCGGAGCCATGGCAAGTGTCATAAACACATTCGAGCACGGTGCGCAAGTTGGGATGGTGTTTGAGATGTACCGTGGCAATGCCGGTTTCTTCAAGCTTATGGAAGAGACTATAGAGTCGAATATCGGTGAGAGGGATGctgagagaagagaaaatggaGAATTGTTGGAAATGAAGGTAGCTCTGCAATTGGGAAGAAGTTTATCAGAACTCAGGAATCTTGCAGCATCATCTTCAAATAATGGTACTCACGAGGCCACTGAAGAATTTGCAAGCAAGCTCTTTTGA
- the LOC123217917 gene encoding probable F-box protein At4g22030, whose translation MASLQVSNPLLSCSSSHIINSAISVPKLPRIRFSPLRKPRRDLAEELKVRDYGYTKTVPATRIQEENDFDDFTATNSTVVIAQLHAILEAVADRVEMHYNIGQQRDNWNKLLLNSINMITLTAATMAGVGATGGAGVSLLALKLSSTLLFSAATGMMVIVNKIQPSQLAEEQRNATRLFKQLQGEIQTLLSLRVPGEEDVKDAMEKVLALDQAYPLPLLGKMIEKFPKTFEPAVWWPLNQSQRNNKVYKRDMKMERNGWSEDLEGEMREIIQVLKRKDTDDYMRLGNLVLKINKILAISGPLLTSIAAVGSAFVGSPHGSWAAVLAVAAGALGIAVNTLEHGGQIGMVLEMYRNCAGFFTLLEESIESTLNESDVEKRENGGMFVQNVALQLGRSTSQLRDLAEKSIYSRSNGGEIDEFASKLF comes from the coding sequence ATGGCCTCTTTACAAGTTTCGAATCCACTGTtatcttgttcttcttcacatATAATTAACTCTGCTATATCTGTCCCAAAACTTCCGAGAATCCGGTTCTCACCTCTGAGAAAACCAAGAAGAGACTTAGCTGAAGAGCTCAAGGTGAGAGATTATGGATACACAAAGACTGTCCCTGCCACAAGAatacaagaagaaaatgattttgATGACTTTACTGCTACTAATTCTACGGTGGTGATTGCCCAACTCCACGCCATTTTAGAGGCGGTTGCTGATAGAGTTGAGATGCACTACAACATCGGCCAGCAACGGGACAACTGGAACAAACTTCTTCTTAACTCTATCAACATGATCACTCTCACTGCTGCCACCATGGCTGGTGTTGGCGCAACTGGCGGCGCGGGTGTTTCGCTTCTGGCTTTGAAGTTATCTTCCACGCTTTTGTTCTCCGCGGCCACAGGGATGATGGTTATCGTGAACAAGATCCAGCCGTCACAACTTGCTGAAGAACAACGTAACGCAACAAGATTGTTCAAGCAGCTCCAGGGAGAAATACAAACTCTACTTTCTCTGAGGGTGCCTGGCGAAGAAGATGTGAAAGATGCAATGGAGAAAGTTTTAGCGCTAGACCAAGCCTACCCACTTCCCCTGCTAGGTAAAATGattgagaagttccctaaaacaTTTGAGCCAGCTGTTTGGTGGCCATTAAATCAGTCTCAGAGAAACAACAAAGTATACAAAAGAGACATGAAGATGGAGAGAAACGGATGGAGCGAAGATCTGGAAGGGGAAATGAGAGAGATTATTCAAGTGTTGAAGAGAAAAGATACAGATGATTACATGAGACTAGGCAACTTGGTGTTGAAGATAAACAAGATTTTAGCCATATCAGGGCCATTACTCACAAGCATTGCAGCAGTTGGTTCAGCTTTCGTGGGGTCTCCTCACGGGTCATGGGCTGCTGTTCTTGCGGTGGCTGCAGGTGCATTAGGCATCGCAGTAAACACTTTAGAACACGGTGGGCAAATCGGTATGGTATTGGAGATGTACAGAAACTGCGCTGGCTTCTTCACACTCTTGGAAGAATCAATCGAATCCACTCTCAATGAAAGTGATGTAGAGAAGAGAGAAAACGGAGGGATGTTTGTACAAAACGTAGCTTTACAGTTGGGAAGAAGCACATCACAGCTGAGAGATCTCGCCGAAAAATCAATCTATTCTCGCAGTAATGGAGGCGAGATTGACGAATTTGCAAGCAAACTTTTCTGA
- the LOC123219780 gene encoding probable F-box protein At4g22030, protein MATAQASSFMFSHRRVDVRATMNAPDFRLSLNHLSLPKLPNNTHLEKQSRSNISITNNSARVRVDSSDSGVISKLYEIMEAVADRVEMHKNIGEQRNNWNHLLLSSINAITLAASLMTGIAATGGVDGSGFSAFKLSSIILYGAATGMLVMMNTIQPSQLAEEQRNAARLYKQLHGELQTVVALGNPTVVDVNDAMEKVLALDKSFPLPLLGNKMIEKFPSSVKPSVWWPQQRRKQWLEGKINGNAWSSKLEEEMRNIVEVLRRKDLDDYLKLGNQALKLNKMLAISGPLLTGLAAIGSAFVGNSSSLGSWGVLVGVIGGAMASVINTFEHGAQVGMVFEMYRGNAGFFKLMEETIESNIGERDAERRENGELLEMKVALQLGRSLSELRNLAASSSNNGTHEATEEFASKLF, encoded by the coding sequence ATGGCAACAGCTCAAGCTTCAAGCTTCATGTTTTCTCACAGGAGAGTAGACGTTAGAGCCACAATGAATGCACCAGATTTccgtttgagtttgaatcatcTTTCTCTTCCAAAGCTTCCAAATAATACCCATTTGGAGAAACAGTCCAGATCCAATATCAGTATTACGAATAACTCTGCAAGAGTTAGAGTGGATAGTTCTGATTCAGGAGTGATTTCTAAGCTTTATGAAATCATGGAGGCTGTAGCTGATAGAGTTGAGATGCATAAGAATATTGGAGAGCAAAGGAACAACTGGAACCATCTGCTTTTATCATCCATTAATGCAATCACTCTCGCTGCTTCTTTGATGACAGGAATTGCAGCCACAGGTGGTGTAGATGGCTCGGGTTTTTCGGCTTTCAAGCTTTCTTCCATCATTCTTTATGGCGCGGCCACTGGCATGTTAGTGATGATGAACACTATTCAACCATCTCAGCTCGCTGAAGAACAAAGAAATGCGGCCAGATTGTACAAGCAGCTTCACGGAGAGCTTCAAACAGTCGTGGCTCTAGGCAACCCAACTGTCGTTGATGTGAATGACGCCATGGAGAAAGTTTTGGCGCTTGACAAGTCATTCCCTCTTCCTTTACTCGGCAACAAAATGATCGAAAAGTTCCCTTCCAGTGTTAAGCCTTCAGTGTGGTGGCCTCAACAAAGGCGAAAGCAATGGCTTGAAGGGAAGATAAATGGGAATGCTTGGAGTTCAAAGCTGGAAGAAGAAATGAGAAACATTGTTGAGGTTTTGCGAAGGAAAGATTTGGATGATTACTTAAAGTTGGGTAACCAAGCTTTGAAACTGAACAAAATGTTGGCGATTTCTGGTCCTTTGTTGACCGGACTTGCAGCCATTGGTTCAGCCTTTGTGGGCAATAGTAGCTCTCTTGGTTCGTGGGGTGTATTGGTGGGAGTTATTGGCGGAGCCATGGCAAGTGTCATAAACACATTCGAGCACGGTGCGCAAGTTGGGATGGTGTTTGAGATGTACCGTGGCAATGCCGGTTTCTTCAAGCTTATGGAAGAGACTATAGAGTCGAATATCGGTGAGAGGGATGctgagagaagagaaaatggaGAATTGTTGGAAATGAAGGTAGCTCTGCAATTGGGAAGAAGTTTATCAGAACTCAGGAATCTTGCAGCATCATCTTCAAATAATGGTACTCACGAGGCCACTGAAGAATTTGCAAGCAAGCTCTTTTGA
- the LOC123217912 gene encoding probable F-box protein At4g22030 — translation MASLQVSNLLLSCSSSSSSHKINAAISVPKLPRIRFSPLRKPRTDLAEELKVRDYGYRNLNPVERNLPGTTIQEENSFDDSTVNSTVVIAQLHAILEAVADRVEMHYNIGQQRDNWNTLLLNSINMITLTAATMAGIAATGGAGVSLLALKLSSTLLFSAATGMMVIVNKIQPSQLAEEQRNATRLFKQLQGEIQTLLSLRVPGEEDVKDAMEKVLALDQAYPLPLLGKMIEKFPKTFEPTVWWPLNQSQRNNKVYRRDMKMERNGWSEDLEWEMREIIQVLKRKDTDDYMRLGNLVLKINKILAISGPLLTSIAAVGSAFVGSPHGSWAAVLAVAAGALATSVNTLEHGGQIGMVLEMYRNCAGFFTLLEESIESTLNESEVERRENGGMFVQNVALQLGRSTSQLRDLAEKSIYSRSNGGEIDEFASKLF, via the coding sequence ATGGCCTCTTTACAAGTTTCAAATCTACTGTTGTCTTGCtcgtcatcttcttcttcacataAAATTAATGCTGCTATATCTGTTCCAAAACTTCCGAGAATCCGATTCTCACCTCTGAGAAAACCAAGGACAGACTTGGCTGAGGAGCTGAAGGTGAGAGATTATGGATACAGAAACTTAAACCCAGTAGAAAGGAATCTCCCTGGCACAACAATACAAGAAGAAAACAGTTTTGATGACTCTACAGTTAATTCTACGGTGGTGATTGCCCAACTCCACGCCATTTTAGAGGCGGTTGCTGATAGAGTTGAGATGCACTACAACATCGGCCAGCAACGGGACAACTGGAACACGCTTCTCCTCAACTCTATCAACATGATTACTCTCACTGCTGCCACCATGGCTGGTATTGCTGCAACTGGCGGCGCGGGTGTTTCGCTTCTGGCTTTGAAGTTATCTTCCACGCTCTTGTTCTCCGCGGCCACAGGGATGATGGTTATCGTGAACAAGATCCAGCCGTCACAACTTGCTGAAGAACAACGTAACGCAACAAGATTGTTCAAGCAGCTCCAGGGAGAAATACAAACTCTACTTTCTCTAAGGGTGCCTGGCGAAGAAGATGTGAAAGATGCAATGGAGAAAGTTTTAGCGCTAGACCAAGCCTACCCACTTCCCCTGCTAGGTAAAATGattgagaagttccctaaaacaTTTGAGCCAACTGTTTGGTGGCCATTAAATCAGTCTCAGAGAAACAACAAAGTATACAGAAGAGACATGAAGATGGAGAGAAACGGATGGAGCGAAGATCTGGAATGGGAAATGAGAGAGATTATTCAAGTGTTGAAGAGAAAAGATACAGATGATTACATGAGACTAGGCAACTTGGTGTTGAAGATAAACAAGATTTTAGCCATCTCAGGGCCATTACTCACAAGCATTGCAGCAGTTGGTTCAGCTTTCGTGGGGTCTCCTCACGGGTCATGGGCTGCTGTTCTTGCGGTGGCTGCAGGTGCATTAGCCACCTCAGTAAACACTTTGGAACACGGTGGGCAAATCGGTATGGTATTGGAGATGTACAGAAACTGCGCTGGCTTCTTCACACTCTTGGAAGAATCAATCGAATCCACTCTCAATGAAAGTGAAGTAGAGAGGAGAGAAAACGGAGGGATGTTTGTACAAAACGTAGCTTTACAGTTGGGAAGAAGCACATCACAGCTGAGAGATCTTGCCGAAAAATCAATCTATTCTCGCAGTAATGGAGGAGAGATTGACGAATTTGCAAGCAAACTTTTCTGA